AATTCACGAATCCTGAAAATTTATCGGCGACTCTGACATTTAACAAAATCGGCCGTCATCAGTCGAGAATAATAAGAAGCCGAGTCATTGCTAACCATTCGCCTTGGCTGAGAAAAAATAAAGCCGGTGAAGTGTATTCAATGCCGATTTCACACGGTGAAGGAAGATTCATTTGCGATGAAGAAATTTATAAATCTCTAATGAAGTCCGGCCAAGTCGCGAGTCAGTATGTTGACATGAATAATAAACCCTCAATGATGACGCAATTTAATCCGGCTGGCTCAAGTTATGCGATTGAGTGCATTACATCACCTGACGGGCGCATATTAGGCAGAATGGGACACGTTGAGAGATTTGGCGCGAGTCTTTATAAGAATGTTGCGGGCAATTACGACACAAAAATTTTCGAGTCAGCGTGTGAATATTTCAGGAAAATATAATTTTTGCGGGGGATTCTATTTCTCCCGCTTGAATACAATGCGCCATATAGTCAATAGCATATTTAAAAATTTTCCGCGTGAACGTAATAATGCTGCTGTTAGTTCATCCCGAAAATAACCGAACAAATCAACTATAAACCAAATAAATTTATGTCTGGGGGTGTGGGGCATATCGTCCGGATTTGTATAAAC
The Synergistaceae bacterium DNA segment above includes these coding regions:
- a CDS encoding DUF4422 domain-containing protein — encoded protein: MFAILDEVDKKINYKAYYSLVQRRAPGFMAERLFNVYMLKHGKKLKFFNFYVYTNPDDMPHTPRHKFIWFIVDLFGYFRDELTAALLRSRGKFLNMLLTIWRIVFKREK